The window CCATCTCCCATGAGTCCTGCAAAGCAAAGGgcaaatataacattaaaaagatgGATGGAAAAAACAGATTTGAGAAAGAAGAGTGAACTAGGTCTGACTAAACATTTCgataaacagtttaaaacactattgttataattatattaaaaatagtttttaataactgaaaaaaaaacaaaaaaaaaaaaaaaaaaaaaaaacaaccaacaaCACATTAGGTTTAGTACTTCAACCTTAAAAACATGAGGTTGAAGTACTAAACCTAGTCTAAATCTATAAGTGTAACAGAAGCATaaccaacataaaataaaagttaatagaaacactaaaacaaattgAAATGAGAGCTGAACAGAAAgccatttcaaaatatattctaaatattatatagtatataaatactatatatttgGGCTTTGCAATTTCTCTTACAAACACAAACCTTTCCACCTCTAAACTCAAGCCTGAACTCACAGTGTCAGGGCTGCCCTCCAACAGGACATTGATGGCTCTGTTGACGTCTCCATTGCAGTCGTGAAGCGCTATCATGGACTCATCCTGATCCTTTCCTGTGATGTCAACCAGCTGTAAAAGAGAAAAGGAGCAACAAGAAGCATGTAAAATCCTGCAAATATATGCCATATATTTAGAAGGCAACAAGATAAAACAGAAGTGGCTGATGGAAACACTGAGTGACCTATGAAGTGTCTGAGCTTTATGTTGCTGTCTATCTCAGAGTGCGACTGAGAAAGAGCATCCGGTAGCAGCTCAAACTGTACTCTGGCACAGATGGTCCCCGTCAGAGCTACAGAGAAAGCAGTGAGGGAAACTGTGTGTGCACCGAGTGTAAGTGACCCAGAATGAAACTGCAGGTAGAAGCACATCGGAAGTGCAACTGAAGCTAATCAAACCATTCGCCAAAACAAAGAATTTCTCTTTACTGAAGGGACTATTTGGTGGAGGTAAAGCAGAACCTGACATTATTTTCTTGTGAGTTAACTTTTGACATCCCTACTCACCTGTTTGACCTTCTCTTCAAAGTCTGCATCATTATGGTCCGAGATCATCTGCGCGAGTCGGATCTGCTCAGCGGTGGCCTGAATAAACAAAGAGAAAATGGTCTGATTCCATAACAGTTGCGAAACATACAGCAATGAATGTCAGCATCAATTAGGAGTATAACACAATCCCAAAGCCAGATCTATTAACAGCTAGCACAAGCACAAACACTCTTGCAGTAAAACATTATAAAGAAAAAGTGAGGACAAACTCATTTTTGCAGCTAACATTCTTGCATACGCAAAACTTCTGAAAGGAgagtatttaaattaatcatacaGAGTGATTTACCAAGGTTAGTGGTAGTCAGTTTACTTGTCATTATGGAAATGCACTGGCAGCGTCTGTTCTTTAACTCATGCACTGTCAGTAAATCACTTGCAGAACTATCCACTCCCATCAGTGCTTTTCTGGAATTGGTCTCTCATGCTAACATGCcatttagtaaatctggcccttaaCTCCTTAAGATAAAAACATATGTTTTCAAATagctatacattttaaatgaatgtgtaTGACGGTAGTTGGTTAGCTTGTGTTTGTTGCACTTGTTCACAGAACAAATGTGAATATTTACCAATGAGCTGGCATCTTGTATATATTCCAATATGATCAATTCTAATACAACTGCCTGTTGCAGTTGCATTTAAGGCtaaattaagacttttatgtCTATTTTCACAGGTAGGGCTTAgattaagccaggattaggcatACGGTAAATTAGAACATTTAAATCGGTCTTTTAAACGTGCCTTAGAATAAATAATTGCTGGTGTGCATCTTAATGCAAATCAACAGCACTGAAATTTTCATGGTCAAGACAGTCTGGGACCAAGCTTAAGCCTTCTCTgtgtaagatgtttttaaacaaaattgtgtCTGCCCCCCCTCCCACCCGAGCAGGCCAGAATACAGCAGAGGAGAAATAGGTCAGGCTTAGCATTTGCTTGGGCATAGATTTATGATTTATTCCTAAAGCCCGTAATTTAATTCATAAGAACGAGTGACAGACTGCGGTGACTCAGAACAAGCGTCTCAGACTGACGGATGCCACTGATGGAAATGGTGGCCAGCAAAACTGCAAACAAGTCGAGAAAATAACTGACTATGCAATGACATCACTTGCCACTTAAAGTCACATAACCGATTTgacttatttttagttttaagaaCACATTTTAACATCCAAACGCTAtttaaggacattgttaaaacggtccatgtgacatcagtggttcgaccGTAACTTTACTAAGCTAcatgaattttttttgtcaacCAGTGATGTCAAATGGACCGTTTTACACATGTCCTTACCAcgtttctgagccttgaacgtgacagttgcactgctgtctatgcagggtcagaaagctctcaaatttcatctaaaatacattaatttccGAAAATTAACGAAGGTGTTACGTGttcggaacgacatgaaggtgagcaaataatgacagaattgtcatttttgggttaactatccctttaagatctaGTTTTTATAACACtacactactgtttttttttaaactatcaCTTATGCTGTTTACAGTTTCTGGCCCAACTATTTCAACCAAGTTTTTAGGTGGTGATGTGTAGCCAGTTTTTTGAGGTGTGGGTTAAAAGGTGTGGGTTAAAAGGTGTGTCAAAACATATCCAATCACTACAATTAATCAATACACCCTAATGTTTAAGAACTTACCTGGGGCCTCTGCTTGTGCTGTGACTGGCTCTGTGTCTGACCCTGCGTCTGCTCCCAGTTGCCCCGGGTCCGGCTTCCGCCCACTGAAGTCAtcatttacagtatatacaaaTAACAGTATTTACAAAGGAATAACGCCTTTAAAAGAGAAACAGATAAGAGAAATGTTACTGACAACGTgccaaaaataaacaagaaaccaaaaaaacatcacaTGGTCTTGACAAGTAAATTTACGtaaaacatgcatgcaaacaaaCACGCGACACCTTGTGTAGCCATTTTGATGAGCCAAAACTGGAAGTAAACAACGTCACATGCCTGACGCACTGGCCATACAACGACGGCACAAGTTTACCAGAACACCCACAGAAATTAAATTCTAGGAATTTCGAAAGCTTTGCGCAAATATATTAACATGAGCAAGTGCTGTTTACAAGTCCAGCTGCAACAGGTCAACCATGTATGCGCTTCCGGGGCTCAACATTCTTAGTTTATcgtatttctcaaaataaaaaaaaaaaaaaaaaaacacacacgaACAGAACACCGCACTGCTTGATATTTCGACAAAACGACAACAAAAGCTATCCACCTGATGCAAGTTGTGAAATATTGCATGTGTGGTTATGCCAAACAGCCCACCTTAGCAGCTCTGCGCATGAGGAAATGCAGGGCATGTGGTGGCCGAAAGCAACTGCGCACTTTATAACGCGCACAGAATCAGCCAGCGTGACAGAAACACGCGGGACCAGCCGCGGGAAAACCGTGCTTTAAGGGACAAAGCTTCCCCTTTAACGGCCTTTGAACGGGGAGAGGGCGAGGATGTAAGCCAGCTGTCAACTGAGACCATGTTGGAGACGTGAACACAATCACACAGTCCATGGTGCAAGTGTCAGGACGTCATTTCATATTTCTTGAGTACTCACACTATTCCTTACAGTAAATAAAACGTAGATAACGTAACTACGCAGATGAACAACAAGGAAATATCTAGCAACAGAAGCACATACAAGGCATTCATTTCCATGCATTAGAACATAAAAAATTACCGGAAAGCATCCAATCAAACTGTAAAATAAGCATCCAACAGGTAACCTACATTACCTGTGGTGCTCTACATTAGATCTACATTCTGGGAATCTCATTTTTAACTTACCGGGTAAAAAGTAAGCAAAACTGTAAGCTATTAAACTTAgttaataatagaaaaaaatcttttgagaTGGAGTATGACTGATAAGTCCAGGCGATGGGCCTTGGAAAAGCAACTCGGTATAAACTCAAACATGCAGATCTATCGATACGATATGAACACATACATGCCGTTTTTAATATTCTCAATAGCTTGTTGATATGTTAAATAACATAGACGAGATTTGGATGATGGGTGGCTTCCGCTCTGTTCGCGTTTAATAACCTCATGGCCGGTTATCGGGCATCATGATGCTGCTGCTGgccaaaaattaaacttttccGGTTGCTAATCAGCTATATGTTCTCTCAGCATTTCTCAAAGATTATTTGGGTAAATTGTTCGTTAGATTAATCGACATGATAATATTTTGCGTTTGCAAAAGTGGAAGGCACACGCCCCCCGGGGTGAGGCGCACTCCCGTCGGTTCACCTGTATACTCGACACCGAGGCTTCACCGAGGCCTACAGGCCCCGAATGATCAAAATGAACAACAGGCGAGGTACTAACCAAAGACCCGGCTGGATGTCAGAAATGTAGAGATAACGCCGACCGACGGAGGCTTTAATATCGACCTCCTAATCAGACGGAAACAAAACACGAACTCTTCGCGTCCTAAATCGATTCCCCAACGCTGACAACAAGGCCGAACCGACTCGCGCAGACAATAAGCGAGAGACTCAAAATTTACCTGTTTCTCTTCCACACTGACACCCGGATCACCGCGTCACGTGGTTTATCACAGCCACTGCGGCTTCACGCGCAGAGCTCAACCACGTGATGACAACGTACGTAAGTGTATATATAACAACTTGAACACAATTATGCAATATATAATCTGTCACCCTTTAGTTGAAGTTGGGTATTTGTTATGCTAAAACCCACCTAATCATTGATACTTATGTCACCAATACATTTGACATACATATTTTGTGAAAAAGCTATACAATAGGACCTTGAAACTaaccaaaaagttttttttttttttttttttttcaataatcttTAAACAAATAGACAAATGTTTTAGAACAGAATAAGAAAAATTGTTGCAAATTTAGCTGTATGTCATTAGAATTATTAGTTTTAGACATAGTCACCATTTACATactaaattttgtttaaaactagCTACTTGTAATATTAGGTTGCATAAACGCTGGTTTATTTAACTATATCTAACAGTTCACAcacagtttatatatttaaaaatatcccAAAGTGTACTGTACTCCTAGAATGAGTttgaatgtaattatttaattatttgaattaaaaggTTTGCTAAGGTattagtgtgtgtgtacatatatatatatatatatatatatatatatatatatatgctatggCTATggttgtaaataataaaaagttgaacatttattaataagcaatttaaaaaaaaatcattatttaacttagtagataataataaatgttacttaACAAATATGCGTTGtaacttaaaaaatgttcatttactaaacatattaataaatactaatttccaacctattttgagttcattttttgcaataaatatagtcattttattttttaagtattttagacaatacttaaataatttttttgtttgtttttttttgtttgtttgttttttgtttttttggtacATGTGTCATTTTGCagtaaaatgcataattaattccTAAAGTAAATGTAAGAATAACTGGACTGAAAGAACACTCaaggaacatttatttgtttctcaCTCATCATTGATTGTATtagttaatagtttttttttgtttgtttgtttgttagttttttttaaatgacagagaTTTGATCATAACACCAAACATTTACACTGAATTTAAAGTGGCTTTGCTTTACCAACTACACTaacagtcaaacatttttgaacagtaagatttttaatgtttttcaacgtttaatgttttttatttgatccaaagtacagcaaaaacagtacaaatttgttcaaaatctttacaaaatatttaatatttgactatttgaaaatatttgaaaatgttatttattcctgagatttcaaagctgaatatttagcatcattacttcagtcacatttcattctaatattctgatttgctgctcagaaaacatttattatttttattataacagcggagtagatttttttcaggtttctttgatgaatagaaagatcagaagaacagaattaatctgaaatagacacttttgtaacactataaatattaaggtgtccttgctaaataaaagtatttatttctacaatttctttcccaaaaatgtttcttgagcagcaaatcagcatattagaatgatttctgaaggatcatgtgacattaaagactggagtaatgatactaaaaatttagctttgatcacaggaataaattacactttaaaatatattcaaatagaaagcagttattttaaacagtaaaatatttcacaatattagtgcttttgctgtatttagaatcaaataaatgcgggcttggtaagcagaagagacgtctttaaaaaacataaaaaatcttactgtttaaaaaccttTGAGCTGTAGTGAATGTCGACCTTTGCTCATGTTTTCAGGAACCTGTTCGAAtattacataaaagacattagcatttatttgagtaTAGCGTTACATCACTAGATGTCGCTATTGGTCTGCTCTGAATTTTTCCAAGTGCGGGACACAAACCGATAATGATAGGATGGGTACTACATGACCAAAAGTATGTGCACACACGCCTATTTCTAATTAACAGGTTACTTCAGTGATTTCATCGACGAAAAATCTTAGTGCTACAGTATACAATGACAACATTTCATCTATATTCCAacatacagttttaaaaaaaatgaatgtgtaaTAAAAACAAGCTTCGGTATTCAGGTGTCATTCACCATAATCACAGTTATATAAGAAAAAGTAACATTGTCTTGCACATATTGACCAAtcttaaatactttattttactgaTTAGCCCTTAAGATAAATACATATACCAGGTAAAATACAATACCAGAGAAATGTGCATAGCACTACAATTCCATCTACAGTaacacatttttcacatttaataagAGATGGATGGAAAGGTAGAGTTgagcaaagaacaaaaaaaaaaaaaaaataacataatacaaTTACAGTTCCCAAAGGGAAAACACAACTTTGcaagtaaatacagtaaattcagaaatgtatattagagtatatatacatacaaagaTACAGAAGTAGCAGAGAAATATTGTTTGTTATGCATATATGTGAAAAAACTGATCAGTTTTGGCTTTATCAGATTATTAAAACTGGCTGTCAGTCACAATATTTATACAATGGCTGCATTATTAGATTCTATACATGCTAAAAAGAACATATTGACAGATCTGTAGGAAATATGAATATCACCACTTATATCTACTACCATTAATAAAGTTAAGGCATTAAGGCATAAAATGCAGTGTATGATCTGCAAATCTAATATACATGTGACATTTTACTTAAAGTCCTATATACAAAgcagtgaatatatatataaaaaagaaaccaAGTGCTACTCATGTGCCAAACAGAGGGATGTTGCATAAATGCTGAGAGAGGAGAAATGCTTGTTACTTCTTCTACAGTTACTTCTTACTCAATCACTTCCATCATTTGTCTTCATCTGTTGTTCAGGACTTGATCTCGACCACTTTAATGAACGGCATAGACTTGTTTCCAGGGCTTGTTGGCATCAGAGGTTTgctataatgtaaaatgtaaaatattttttgaataaacaaacaccttgttcagaatgcttttatgcttttgcaatatttttcatggaaaaagaaaatgagactGTATAAATGGAGAGATATATTGTAAGTATTTATTATAAGAAAGTAGTACCTGTAGACAACCTTGGACCCCATGTCTGAGTTGTATGGATTAGACACTCTGTTGCCCAAATAAAATTCCATCCGGTCATGGATCTCTCTATTCTGTAGGACACATTTGGTATGTTACAGTCACACAGTgactataaaaaaattaataaagaggctttttgaaacacaaatgcTGACCTCAGCTTCGAGGAAAGCCACCTTCTCTTTTAGGTCATTGATCAGCCGGTCTCTTTGGTCCATCATGGTTCGTGCATTTTGCACCTGTTAACATATTTGGagatataaatgaatgaatgcaagGATGTATCACATTCACagtgagtttaaatgtattgaaggatGTAATAAGTTAATCAGGAGTCATTACTAAGAGAAAATTTGAATAATCTACTCGAATAATCTAATTAAACGGAGCTGGGTTTCTGAAGCATTATGATCTGTTTGCATTTGTGATTTCAGTGTTCCTGGATGAAGCCATTACATGTAACATGAGATCTAAAGTGCACAGAGGCTGAGCAGCAGGGAAATGACGCCATCTTTTATTTACGACTGAGGTTGAGTTTCACTTCTCATCTCCAAGCAAATACTCTATATAATACACAACCTGTctgtttttgagaaaataaaaaaaaaaataaataaataaataaaaagattgaTCTGTTTCTGCTTTATAGCAGaattgtcatatatatatatacataaaaatgcaaatatttaaaaagtatgcatatacataaaattagatgtaataaattaaaatgttttcaaaaattaaaaaaaaaaaaaaaaatcaaatttcttaaaattatttaaaatgatttaatctATCTACCCATCTAGTACTGCTTTATAGCaaaactgttatatatataacatttaaatatttaaaagtatgtatgtacataaaattagacaaattaaatgtttttaaaaatgtaaatcaaataaaatttcttaaaattattgtttaatctattaataataatttaaaagtctATCACTGCTTTATAGAATTatcatataaaattttaatatttaaaagtatgtatatacataaaattagatgtaataaattaaaatgttttcaaaaattaaaaaaaaaaaaaaaaaaaaatcaaatttcttaaaattatttaaaatgatttaatctATCTACCCATCTAGTACTGCTTTATAGCaaaactgttatatatataacatttaaatatttaaaagtatgtatgtacataaaattagacaaattaaatgtttttaaaaatgtaaatcaaataaaatttcttaaaattattgtttaatctattaataataatttaaaagtctATCACTGCTTTATAGAATTatcatataaaattttaatatttaaaagtatgtatatacataaaattagatgtaataaattaaaatgtttttaaaaatgttaattaaatctaatttcttaaaattattaatttattaataataatttaagtacTATCTATCTAGTACTGTTTTATAGAAttgtcatatatataaaaattaattatttaaaagtatgtatatacataaaaatagacaataatttaaatgtttttaaaaatgtaaatcacatttcttaaaaaatgtaattcattaataatttaaaagtactatctatctatcctatcCCTGCTTTATAGAAGTGtcgtatatataaaatttaaaatataaaaagtatgtatttacataaaaattagacaataaattaaatgcttttaaaaatgtaaatcaaattaaatttcttacaattattatttaatttattaataatgctttaaaagtactatctatttatctatctaatGCTGCTTTATagaattgttatatatataaaatgtatatatttaaaagtatataaaattattgtttatttttttaataataatttaaaggtactatctatctatctatctatctatctatcaaaaatgtatttaaatattaaatatttaaaagtatgcatatacataaaattagatgtaattaaaatgtttttaaaaatgtaaattaaatctcatttcttaaaattatttaatttattaatattaatttaagtaCAATCTCTCTATCAATCAATCTGTCTTAGTACTGCTTTATAGAATCGTCATATatatcaaatttaaatatttaaaagtacgtatatacataaaattagacattaaatgaaatgtttttaaaaatgtaaatcaagtaaatgtcttaaaattattgtttcattttttaataataatttaaaggtactatctatctatcaaaaaatgtatttaaatattaaatatttaaaagtatgcaTATACATAAATTTAGatgtaataaatttaaatgtttttaaaaatgtaaattaaatctaaCTTCTCTaaaattactaatttatttataataattaaaaaaagtactatctatctatctatctatctaaatgttttaatgttgatTTAAATCAACTCCTGCCCCAAAATGAATCATCATTGAATATAAGTAAAAATCCATCACATAACATAGATTAACTGCACGTCATTTAATGATTTGTCTCTGTGATTGGGTGTTTCTCCAACTATCCTGTGCGCTGTAATTATTACCTGTTCGATCATGTTTCTGACTTTCCTTTGTTGACTTTTGAGCATGTCATCTAAGTTATGGTTCTTATCCTTCAGGGTTGCCAGCTCCTTCTCCAGTTGTTCAGACCTGCAGTACAGAAAACCTGTATGTTACACGTGAACAGTTACAAATGACACTCGCATATAGCACAGAAACAATCGCATTAGCAACATTGAGGGTGAGTCCACATCTAACGTACGAGAATGAGTCAAAGTCGAATTCCATGTGAGAGGCGTTTCTCTGAAAGATAAGCTTCTGTGGCAGCACAATGCAGCTAATAGACTTGTAATTAGGGCAACATACTTGTTTACTAAACTGCAGGTGGAAAATATTTAACGTAGTCACAGAAACAATAAACATTTGAGAGAAAAGCATTATGTACATCTTACTAAACTGCAAGaggaaaatatttaatgtagccAAGGAAACAGTTAAACAACAATGCATTATGTATAAATTCGGGTCAGCCAAATAAAAGGCCCCACCTGTCAACGCTCTCCGTTTTCTTCAGTCCTCGCAGTTTCTCAAGCTCAGCCTCACTAGCAGCCAACTTTTCATGTAGTGTGGCATTTTCCAGCTGCAAGCCATGCATAAGCTTCTGCATCTCTTCCATCATTTTGCCCTGTTCCTCCGCCTTGGTTTCTGCCTTGTGTATGCGAGAGTTATGCTCCTCCAGAAACCGCTGCTGATATTCAGTGTTTTCTGCCTAACGGgggtttaaaaaacaaaaaggtgcTCAGTTTAGAAAAGGTAAGACACATCATATTACAATTATAcacattttcctgttttttttatgatgattCTGACCTGTAGTCTGTCTTTCTCTTCCTGGTGTCTCCTCTCCATCTCTTGCAGACGAGTGTACAGATGTTTGGTGACTTCTTTTAAGGCAAAAGAGCTTTCATCATCCTCCTGGTCCTTTGCAAAAGAAAACGTGTtaaaattgcatatatttaatgtatttcttttaCATTGTTAACCTGAAAAAACATTACCATGATTATTACTGTAATGGCATGGTACAGGTATTTGCATATACCACAGTGTTCTTTAAAGTAGCTACTTAAGTACCATAATGTATGAATATAGTGATCAAAGTGATCACTTAGTTtgatatactgtacatatatacttatatttagTACATACTCCTTTTTTATAGAGGACCAAACCTGcagaaattataaataaataaacaaatgtaatgtaatgtaatataataagaaaataaataaaggaataaacgatttaataaaacaaatgttatttatttgcaataaataaataaatacaaaaacatgaaagaataaatgagagtaaataacagtcaaaaaGAATGAAActaagtgtaaaaaaaataaatacagaaaataataaatatagaataaaggtaataaaaaataaatataaaaataaaattttattataaatgaattgcttttgttttataaaatgatttatgcctttatttattgtcctattagtacatttattttattttattttattttaatttatttaatgcagGTTTGATCCTCCATATTATACTTGTTGCATGGTAAATTTTTCTATAGTATATTTTTCATATAGcttattctttttaattcttACTCTAGTTTGTAGGGGGAAAagttactatatttatttatttatttatttatttatatttaaaaataaatacagaaaataataaagtaaaaaaaaaaaaaggtcattaaAAAATTCAggattaaattttattacaaatgaattgtatttgttttatcaaaaaaatgattcCTTTATTTATTGTCCTATTATTACATGTAATAAtaggtatttatttttttaatttctgcatgtttcACCCTCCATATTATATTTGTCTTATCATAAATGTTTCTATAGAATATCTTTTACATAGCATATTCTTTCAATTCTTACTCTAGTTTGTAGGGAAAAAGttactattttttattcatatatttaaaaaaaaatgaatacagaaaataataaataaagaaaaaggtaATGAATTTAGGATTAAATTTGAttacaaatgaaatgtaattgtttaatcaaataatgtattcctttatttattgtccaattattacatttatttattttgatttacattgatatttttgattttatttattattttgatttgatcTATTTTTGATCCaccatattatatttattgggaaaaaaagtttatgattatatttattcagtatatatatatatatatatatatttaaaatcatatatttaaaatcatatgaagagtttatttgcaaaaacagataactcagttttttacattttcaaaaatcatgttttttgtttttactgcattttattgtgttttttagcttttttttaccTAACCAAAATAACCCCaatgcagtttgattgagattaactggaatacacaatgaaaaaaacataatttttgaaaattgtttaaaaatgggttatctgtttttgcaaatgaactcttcatatattcttgagcacatttttatatacttcgtatatatttaaaaatatatataattatttaatgtttaattatttaatgtaacagatttataaacacaatattttCATGATGCATTTTCATAGTGTAAGATCTGGGACAAGGGTAAAATAAAAacgtatttaaaaatgtgtaaaaagca of the Labeo rohita strain BAU-BD-2019 chromosome 19, IGBB_LRoh.1.0, whole genome shotgun sequence genome contains:
- the tuft1b gene encoding tuftelin 1b isoform X1, encoding MLTDEAAQVQEVRYCLKTLREQMAARQNNNNNNIKIPSNGYKVDVLVSKASGSNGYVNGSYSKRPDQEDDESSFALKEVTKHLYTRLQEMERRHQEEKDRLQAENTEYQQRFLEEHNSRIHKAETKAEEQGKMMEEMQKLMHGLQLENATLHEKLAASEAELEKLRGLKKTESVDRSEQLEKELATLKDKNHNLDDMLKSQQRKVRNMIEQVQNARTMMDQRDRLINDLKEKVAFLEAENREIHDRMEFYLGNRVSNPYNSDMGSKVVYSKPLMPTSPGNKSMPFIKVVEIKS
- the tuft1b gene encoding tuftelin 1b isoform X2; its protein translation is MLTDEAAQVQEVRYCLKTLREQMAARQNNNNNNIKIPSNGYKVDVLVSKASGSNGYVNGSYSKRPEDDESSFALKEVTKHLYTRLQEMERRHQEEKDRLQAENTEYQQRFLEEHNSRIHKAETKAEEQGKMMEEMQKLMHGLQLENATLHEKLAASEAELEKLRGLKKTESVDRSEQLEKELATLKDKNHNLDDMLKSQQRKVRNMIEQVQNARTMMDQRDRLINDLKEKVAFLEAENREIHDRMEFYLGNRVSNPYNSDMGSKVVYSKPLMPTSPGNKSMPFIKVVEIKS